A stretch of the Channa argus isolate prfri chromosome 9, Channa argus male v1.0, whole genome shotgun sequence genome encodes the following:
- the LOC137133485 gene encoding transmembrane protein 50B-like isoform X1, with protein sequence MAGFLDNVRWPECDCIDWGERRNVLASFVAGVLFFTGWWIMIDAAVTYPAQEKMNHAFHTCGVFSTIAFFMINAVSNGQVRGDTNGEGCLGRTGARLWLFTGFLMMFGSLIASIWILFGGFVVPMAGTGRIVRIKGKMNAATYRDILDENQFQRDWTSDWG encoded by the exons ATGGCTGGCTTTCTGGATAACGTCCGCTGGCCAGAGTGTGACTGTATCGACTGGGGGGAGCGGAGGAATGTTCTGGCTTCTTTCGTGGCTGGAGTTCTG TTCTTCACAGGCTGGTGGATTATGATTGATGCAGCAGTGACCTATCCAGCCCAGGAGAAAATGAACCATGCCTTCCACACATGTGGTGTTTTCTCCACCATAGCATTTTTCAT GATCAATGCTGTATCGAATGGCCAGGTGAGAGGAGACACTAATGGAGAAGGCTGTCTTGGCAGGACAG GAGCTCGTCTCTGGCTGTTCACTGGCTTCCTGATGATGTTTGGTTCACTCATCGCCTCCATCTGGATTCTCTTTGGTGGCTTTGTGGTTCCAA tggcaggaactgggagaatagtcaggatcaagggaaagatgaatgcagcaacgtacagagacatccttgatgaaaaccagTTCCAGAGAgactggacctcagactggggctgA
- the LOC137133483 gene encoding interferon alpha/beta receptor 1a-like isoform X2, giving the protein MMRSLVIFLCVQLIVQAGAALEAPQNLTLITLNTNYTLSWNWHQSPAESQDVTFTTQYIGTYKLKNYKKIPNWSTVCEETSHRSCDFTRLNLHYQAQYTLRVRANANGLHSDWVETEFCPEKQAVLGPPTVHLAPAGNDLDVFILDPLTSTNTSMKEHIPKLYYNILYWDKSADTKTKTLNNSVNQVTLPNLKSWTWYCVKVQSCYETKSSTFTSPLCTQTKGKTPWWIIFLSFLGSLVVLLSLYSCFLCCKTIKATFYPSNQLPTHLKKYLCHIPGSDIPHLLTLDPESELVSDNVTVCAKPTILEFSNSPLETLLFGPPSGLESDSRYSCEDSSSSGDSGVYSTGGGLVCLERKDTSLHLTSFQVFQSL; this is encoded by the exons ATGATGCGGTCTCTGGTCATTTTCTTGTGCGTTCAACTCATCGTCCAAG CTGGAGCAGCGCTGGAAGCACCGCAAAACTTGACTTTGATCACCCTAAACACCAATTACACATTGAGCTGGAACTGGCACCAGAGTCCTGCAGAAAGTCAGGATGTAACCTTTACCACACAATATATCGG GACATACAAgctaaaaaactacaaaaagatTCCAAACTGGTCTACAGTGTGCGAGGAGACGTCACACAGGTCATGTGACTTTACACGACTTAATCTGCACTACCAGGCCCAATACACACTTCGTGTACGAGCCAATGCAAACGGTCTTCACTCTGACTGGGTGGAGACGGAGTTTTGTCCTGAGAAACAGG CTGTTCTGGGACCTCCAACAGTGCACCTTGCTCCTGCAGGAAATGACCTGGATGTTTTCATCTTAGACCCGCTGACCAGCACTAACACCAGTATGAAGGAACACATTCCCAAATTGTATTACAACATCCTGTACTGGGATAAATCGGCAGACACAAAG ACCAAGACATTGAACAACAGTGTCAACCAGGTGACTCTGCCAAACCTTAAGTCCTGGACTTGGTACTGTGTGAAGGTCCAGTCATGCTACGAGACCAAGAGCAGCACCTTCACTTCACCCCTGTGTACGCAGACTAAAG GTAAAACTCCATGGTGGATTATCTTTTTGTCCTTCCTGGGCTCTCTGGTGGTGCTGCTCTCACTCTACAGCTGCTTTTTGTGCTGCAAGACCATCAAAGCAACATTCTACCCCTCCAATCAGCTGCCTACACACCTCAAGAAG TATCTTTGTCACATTCCTGGGTCCGACATTCCTCATCTCCTCACCTTAGATCCAGAATCAGAGCTGGTCAGTGATAATGTGACGGTTTGTGCGAAACCAACAATCCTCGAATTCTCCAACTCTCCTCTCGAAACCCTGCTGTTTGGGCCCCCATCAGGCCTGGAGTCAGACAGCAG ATATAGTTGtgaggacagcagcagcagtggagacTCGGGAGTTTACTCTACAGGTGGTGGACTTGTGTGTCTTGAAAGAAAAGACACGTCTCTTCATTTAACAAGCTTTCAGGTCTTTCAGAGCTTGTAG
- the ifngr2 gene encoding interferon gamma receptor 2 gives MRLIFLCIQLVQVLSEALLAPPQNVHVQGDLVTWTPAIKDSDVIYTVQYKRFDQAWKDLPSCIGTILNYCNVSFTKPKNSCIRLRVQAKKHKLNSKPVEACSRNGDTCTPEVSLTVRPGSLTVNLSRNHSLALEHGGHAQHRVYYAKEGELLTKYENIASSVSFSDLEPGQRYCVKIEYILYHIAVGPESCVECVVILESGQRPKLTEAIAVVVAIIVLISLITVMAYITIFHKRRVKQWLQPPCEIPNHFMIWSGPGQYLPSSSSTAEFCHIPSVVETTAQ, from the exons ATGCGTCTGATTTTCCTCTGCATCCAACTTGTTCAAG TGCTGTCTGAAGCACTGCTGGCACCACCACAGAACGTCCATGTCCAGGGGGATCTGGTGACATGGACCCCTGCCATCAAGGACAGTGACGTCATCTACACTGTTCAGTACAAACG CTTTGACCAAGCGTGGAAAGATTTACCATCCTGCATCGGCACAATTTTGAATTACTGTAACGTCTCTTTCACCAAACCGAAGAACAGCTGCATTAGACTGCGTGTGCAAGCCAAGAAACATAAGCTGAATTCAAAACCAGTTGAAGCCTGTAGCAGAAACG gaGACACCTGCACCCCTGAAGTCAGTTTGACTGTACGGCCTGGCTCCCTGACTGTAAATTTGAGTAGGAACCATAGTTTGGCTCTGGAACATGGAGGCCATGCACAACACAGGGTTTACTATGCAAAGGAGGGAGAGCTACTGACG aaatatgaaaacattgcTTCCTCTGTATCGTTCAGTGACCTGGAGCCTGGACAGCGTTACTGTGTAAAAATTGAGTATATTCTCTACCATATTGCTGTTGGACCAGAAAGTTGCGTCGAATGTGTGGTCATCCTTGAGTCAG GACAAAGGCCAAAACTAACCGAGGCAATAGCAGTTGTGGTGGCAATCATTGTCCTGATCTCTCTAATAACTGTGATGGCGTACATCACCATCTTCCATAAAAGGAGAGTCAAACAGTGGCTGCAACCTCCATGTGAAATCCCAAACCAT TTTATGATCTGGTCAGGTCCTGGTCAGTACCTACCCTCCTCCTCCAGCACTGCAGAATTCTGTCATATCCCATCTGTCGTGGAAACTACAGCGCAATGA
- the LOC137133485 gene encoding transmembrane protein 50B-like isoform X2: protein MAGFLDNVRWPECDCIDWGERRNVLASFVAGVLFFTGWWIMIDAAVTYPAQEKMNHAFHTCGVFSTIAFFMINAVSNGQVRGDTNGEGCLGRTGARLWLFTGFLMMFGSLIASIWILFGGFVVPKKEVAPGLAVFFQNAFIFFSTLIYKFGRTEDLWG, encoded by the exons ATGGCTGGCTTTCTGGATAACGTCCGCTGGCCAGAGTGTGACTGTATCGACTGGGGGGAGCGGAGGAATGTTCTGGCTTCTTTCGTGGCTGGAGTTCTG TTCTTCACAGGCTGGTGGATTATGATTGATGCAGCAGTGACCTATCCAGCCCAGGAGAAAATGAACCATGCCTTCCACACATGTGGTGTTTTCTCCACCATAGCATTTTTCAT GATCAATGCTGTATCGAATGGCCAGGTGAGAGGAGACACTAATGGAGAAGGCTGTCTTGGCAGGACAG GAGCTCGTCTCTGGCTGTTCACTGGCTTCCTGATGATGTTTGGTTCACTCATCGCCTCCATCTGGATTCTCTTTGGTGGCTTTGTGGTTCCAA aGAAAGAAGTGGCACCTGGTCTGGCTGTTTTCTTTCAGaatgctttcattttctttag cACTCTGATCTACAAGTTTGGCCGCACTGAAGATTTATGGGGTTAG
- the LOC137133483 gene encoding interferon alpha/beta receptor 1a-like isoform X1, translating to MMRSLVIFLCVQLIVQAGAALEAPQNLTLITLNTNYTLSWNWHQSPAESQDVTFTTQYIGTYKLKNYKKIPNWSTVCEETSHRSCDFTRLNLHYQAQYTLRVRANANGLHSDWVETEFCPEKQAVLGPPTVHLAPAGNDLDVFILDPLTSTNTSMKEHIPKLYYNILYWDKSADTKTKTLNNSVNQVTLPNLKSWTWYCVKVQSCYETKSSTFTSPLCTQTKGKTPWWIIFLSFLGSLVVLLSLYSCFLCCKTIKATFYPSNQLPTHLKKYLCHIPGSDIPHLLTLDPESELVSDNVTVCAKPTILEFSNSPLETLLFGPPSGLESDSSRYSCEDSSSSGDSGVYSTGGGLVCLERKDTSLHLTSFQVFQSL from the exons ATGATGCGGTCTCTGGTCATTTTCTTGTGCGTTCAACTCATCGTCCAAG CTGGAGCAGCGCTGGAAGCACCGCAAAACTTGACTTTGATCACCCTAAACACCAATTACACATTGAGCTGGAACTGGCACCAGAGTCCTGCAGAAAGTCAGGATGTAACCTTTACCACACAATATATCGG GACATACAAgctaaaaaactacaaaaagatTCCAAACTGGTCTACAGTGTGCGAGGAGACGTCACACAGGTCATGTGACTTTACACGACTTAATCTGCACTACCAGGCCCAATACACACTTCGTGTACGAGCCAATGCAAACGGTCTTCACTCTGACTGGGTGGAGACGGAGTTTTGTCCTGAGAAACAGG CTGTTCTGGGACCTCCAACAGTGCACCTTGCTCCTGCAGGAAATGACCTGGATGTTTTCATCTTAGACCCGCTGACCAGCACTAACACCAGTATGAAGGAACACATTCCCAAATTGTATTACAACATCCTGTACTGGGATAAATCGGCAGACACAAAG ACCAAGACATTGAACAACAGTGTCAACCAGGTGACTCTGCCAAACCTTAAGTCCTGGACTTGGTACTGTGTGAAGGTCCAGTCATGCTACGAGACCAAGAGCAGCACCTTCACTTCACCCCTGTGTACGCAGACTAAAG GTAAAACTCCATGGTGGATTATCTTTTTGTCCTTCCTGGGCTCTCTGGTGGTGCTGCTCTCACTCTACAGCTGCTTTTTGTGCTGCAAGACCATCAAAGCAACATTCTACCCCTCCAATCAGCTGCCTACACACCTCAAGAAG TATCTTTGTCACATTCCTGGGTCCGACATTCCTCATCTCCTCACCTTAGATCCAGAATCAGAGCTGGTCAGTGATAATGTGACGGTTTGTGCGAAACCAACAATCCTCGAATTCTCCAACTCTCCTCTCGAAACCCTGCTGTTTGGGCCCCCATCAGGCCTGGAGTCAGACAGCAG CAGATATAGTTGtgaggacagcagcagcagtggagacTCGGGAGTTTACTCTACAGGTGGTGGACTTGTGTGTCTTGAAAGAAAAGACACGTCTCTTCATTTAACAAGCTTTCAGGTCTTTCAGAGCTTGTAG